In a genomic window of Pirellulales bacterium:
- a CDS encoding TatD family hydrolase — MDYIDPHIHMVSRTTDDYETLAKMGCVAVSEPAFWAGYDRGSVEGFRDYFEQLTTFEPKRAGWYGVRHYSWLCINAKEAENVSLAREVIAMIPEFLGRPGVLGIGEIGLNKNTRNEATVFLEHIELALKTGEQILIHTPHLEDKHQGTRMILDMLVGDARIDRGRVLIDHVEEHTIRPVLDSGFWAGMTLYPVSKCTPARAADMVELYGPERVLVNSAGDWGPSKPTAVPDFILEMRKRGHDDALIRRIVYDNPRTFFSQSRGFAAPR; from the coding sequence ATGGACTATATCGACCCGCATATTCACATGGTCTCGCGGACCACTGACGACTACGAGACGCTCGCCAAAATGGGCTGCGTCGCCGTCAGCGAGCCGGCGTTCTGGGCCGGGTACGATCGCGGCAGCGTCGAAGGCTTTCGCGACTACTTCGAGCAGCTCACGACGTTCGAACCGAAGCGCGCCGGTTGGTACGGCGTGCGGCACTACTCGTGGCTCTGCATCAACGCCAAGGAGGCGGAAAACGTCTCCCTGGCCCGCGAGGTGATCGCGATGATCCCCGAGTTCCTCGGCCGGCCCGGCGTCCTGGGGATCGGCGAGATCGGGCTCAACAAGAACACGCGCAACGAAGCGACCGTCTTCCTGGAACATATCGAACTCGCGCTCAAGACCGGCGAACAGATCCTCATCCATACTCCCCATCTGGAAGACAAGCACCAGGGGACTCGCATGATCCTCGACATGCTCGTCGGCGACGCTCGGATCGACCGCGGCCGCGTGTTGATCGATCACGTCGAGGAACACACGATTCGCCCCGTGCTGGATTCCGGCTTCTGGGCCGGGATGACTCTCTACCCCGTGTCCAAGTGCACCCCGGCCCGGGCCGCCGACATGGTCGAGCTGTACGGCCCCGAGCGGGTGCTGGTCAACTCCGCGGGGGACTGGGGACCCTCGAAGCCGACCGCCGTGCCGGACTTCATTCTCGAGATGCGCAAGCGGGGCCATGACGACGCGCTCATCCGCCGCATCGTGTACGACAACCCGCGCACGTTTTTCAGCCAAAGCCGCGGGTTCGCCGCGCCCCGCTGA